The proteins below come from a single Thunnus thynnus chromosome 10, fThuThy2.1, whole genome shotgun sequence genomic window:
- the mios gene encoding GATOR2 complex protein MIOS encodes MSGSKPDILWSPHHPDRYVICDSELGLYRIGPVGSAETKAGTLPLSEETAATLLAINSDTPYMKCVAWYPKHEPECLLAVGQANGRVVLTSLGQSHNSTCKELVGKEFVPKHARQCNTLAWNPVDSNLLAAGLDKHRADFSVLIWDISSKFSPEASVTAEKIRLSSSVDLDSSTVVTKPLYELGQNDACLSLCWLLRDPKLLLAGMHRNLAIFDLRNTSQKTFVNTKAIQGVTVDPHFHDRVASFFEGQVAIWDLRKFEKPVLTLTEQPKPLTKVAWCPTRTGLLATLTRDSNIIRLYDMQHTPTPIGDETEPTIIERSVQPCESQIGSFAWHPSSQNRMVVVSAANRVMTDFTVFERISLAWSSTTSLMWACGRHLYDCVEDGAEGVESMIEKDIATKMRQRAQSKYGHDTVQVWKNHLLAGGTDLQLKSLWFDLFYMKQCAEDMELKLQGNKQSVVYSGIKNIVKTSSGTTETRRCWSGSDRQTDVPRYHSEERSLALRLCGWISRGPDIDVEPFLRTLEQEREWERAAAVALFNLDIRRAIQILNKGATAEKGDLNLNVVAMALSGYTDEKTSLWREMCSSLRLQLKNPYLCVMFAFLTSEPGAYDGVLYESSVAVRDRVAFACMFLSDAQLPRYIDKLTNDMKEAGNLEGILLTGLTKDGVDLMESYVDRTGDVQTASFCMLKGSPGEVLKDPRVQCWIENYRNLLDAWRFWHKRAEFDIHRGKLDPSSKPLAQVFVSCNFCGKSISYSCSAMPHQGRGFSQYGVSGSPTKSKVTSCPGCRKPLPRCALCLMNMGTPVSNCPGAGKSDEKVDLTRENKLAQFNNWFTWCHNCRHGGHAGHMLSWFRDHTECPVSACTCKCMQLDTTGNLVPSDSS; translated from the exons ATGAGTGGCTCCAAGCCGGACATCCTGTGGTCTCCTCACCACCCGGACCGCTATGTCATCTGTGACTCTGAACTGGGACTGTACCGCATCGGACCTGTGGGCAGCGCAGAAACCAAGGCTGGCACTCTCCCACTGTCTGAAGAAACTGCTGCTACTTTACTAGCCATTAACTCTGACACTCCTTATATGAAATGTGTGGCCTGGTACCCAAAACATGAGCCCGAGTGTTTGCTCGCTGTGGGCCAAGCCAACGGCAGAGTGGTGCTTACCAGCTTGGGCCAGAGCCACAACTCCACATGTAAAGAGCTAGTTGGGAAAGAGTTTGTGCCCAAGCACGCCCGTCAATGCAACACTTTAGCTTGGAATCCTGTGGACAGCAACTTGCTGGCTGCTGGGTTGGATAAGCACAGAGCGGACTTCTCTGTCCTCATATGGGACATTAGCAGTAAGTTTTCCCCGGAGGCGAGCGTAACAGCTGAGAAGATTCGTCTCTCGTCTTCTGTGGATTTGGACTCAAGCACAGTAGTGACCAAACCGTTATATGAGTTAGGCCAAAACGATGCTTGCCTGTCCCTGTGCTGGCTGCTTCGTGACCCAAAGCTGCTGTTGGCTGGTATGCACAGGAATCTCGCAATATTTGACCTGAGAAACACAAGCCAGAAAACGTTTGTCAACACCAAGGCCATCCAGGGGGTGACGGTCGACCCACACTTTCATGACCGCGTGGCTTCCTTCTTTGAGGGCCAGGTGGCCATCTGGGATCTTAGGAAGTTTGAGAAGCCTGTGCTTACACTGACTGAGCAGCCCAAGCCACTAACTAAg GTGGCCTGGTGCCCAACTCGTACCGGCCTACTGGCCACTCTGACACGTGACAGCAACATCATCCGCCTGTACGACATGCAACACACTCCTACACCTATCGGAGATGAGACAGAGCCCACTATCATCGAGCGCAGCGTGCAGCCCTGCGAAAGCCAGATTGGCAGCTTTGCCTGGCACCCGTCCTCTCAGAACCGCATGGTGGTGGTTTCAGCGGCCAACCGCGTCATGACTGACTTCACCGTCTTCGAACGCATCTCGCTGGCCTGGAGCTCCACCACCTCGCTCATGTGGGCGTGCGGCAGGCACCTCTACGACTGCGTCGAGGATGGGGCTGAAGGAGTGGAGAGCATGATTGAGAAAGACATCGCCACCAAGATGAGACAGAGGGCTCAGTCCAAGTATGGGCACGATACCGTCCAGGTGTGGAAGAATCACCTGCTGGCGGGAGGGACCGATCTCCAGCTCAAGTCTCTGTGGTTTGATCTGTTCTATAT GAAGCAGTGCGCAGAGGATATGGAGCTGAAACTGCAGGGGAACAAACAGTCTGTTGTTTACTCTGGTATCAAGAACATTGTGAAGACCAGCTCAG GCACTACAGAGACCCGCAGGTGCTGGAGCGGCTCGGACCGTCAGACGGACGTGCCGAGGTACCACAGCGAGGAGCGCAGCCTCGCCCTGCGGCTCTGCGGCTGGATCAGTCGAGGGCCCGACATCGACGTGGAACCCTTCCTGCGAACCCTAGAGCAGGAACGCGAGTGGGAGCGGGCGGCCGCCGTGGCTCTGTTCAACCTGGACATCCGCCGGGCCATCCAGATCCTCAACAAGGGAGCCACCGCTGAGAAGG GTGACCTGAACCTGAATGTGGTTGCCATGGCTCTGTCAGGCTACACCGATGAGAAGACTTCCCTGTGGAGGGAGATGTGCAGCTCTCTGAGGCTGCAGCTGAAGAACCCCTACCTCTGCGTCATGTTTGCCTTTCTCACCAGTGAGCCCGGAGCCTATGATGGCGTGCTG taTGAGAGCAGTGTCGCTGTGAGGGACCGAGTAGCCTTTGCCTGTATGTTTCTCAGCGATGCACAG CTGCCTCGATACATCGACAAACTAACCAACGATATGAAGGAAGCAGGCAACCTGGAGGGCATTCTGCTGACAGGCCTGACTAAAGATGGCGTAGATCTAATGGAGAGTTACGTGGACCGTACTGGAGATGTCCAGACTGCCAGCTTCTGCATGCTGAAG GGTTCCCCAGGTGAAGTGTTGAAAGACCCTCGAGTCCAATGCTGGATCGAAAACTACCGCAACCTGCTGGACGCGTGGAGATTCTGGCACAAACGGGCCGAGTTTGACATCCATAGAGGCAAACTGGACCCCAGCTCAAAACCACTGGCCCAG GTGTTTGTGAGCTGCAACTTCTGTGGGAAGTCCATCTCCTACAGCTGCTCGGCGATGCCTCACCAGGGTCGCGGCTTCAGCCAGTACGGTGTAAGCGGCTCACCTACCAAGTCAAAAGTCACCAGTTGCCCCGGTTGCAGGAAACCGCTGCCACGCTGTGCCCTCTGCCTCATGAACATGGGCACACCTGTTTCCAATTGCCCAG GAGCAGGGAAGTCAGATGAGAAGGTTGACTTGACGAGGGAGAACAAACTTGCCCAGTTTAACAACTGGTTCACCTGGTGTCACAACTGTCGACACGGCGGCCACGCTGGCCACATGCTCAGCTGGTTCAG AGACCACACCGAGTGCCCAGTGTCAGCTTGTACGTGTAAATGCATGCAGCTGGACACTACAGGGAATCTGGTGCCTTCAGACAGCAGCTAA